In the genome of Mercurialis annua linkage group LG8, ddMerAnnu1.2, whole genome shotgun sequence, the window AGTGGCCAAAAAAACCCTAGCAGATAGCTTTTTTTGTGGTAACACTCTAGCCCAAATTTCGTAGCTAGAATCGAGACTCGTGTAGtcgtttttctgtttttcttccatGAAATCATAtctttagaagaaaaaaaaatgaagaaaaatcgACATAAACAAACTCAAAATAAGAGTTTAAAAAACACACCAACTACTCACACCAAATGTGTATGTTTCAAGCAAATATTCTCcctccaattttaaaaaattaaaatattctttattcatccctaatttttttattaaatcccCAATTTTGTCTTTCTTCTCCACTTCACAAAATCCCCAATTCctcaaaaaccctaaaaaccTCAATTAACAACAAAAATGGCACCAATTGATCCACACTCGTACACAGACTCAACCCACCCATTAACAACCCACATTTCCCTCTCTCTCTACTTCGATTTCCCCTCCTCCACCATCCACGCCACCGCTCTTTTCACCCTCTCCGCCCCACACTCCGGTCCGATCTCATTCGACACTCGCTCCCTTACCATCCATAAAATCTTAGACccccaaaccctaaccctaatcccCTTCACTCTTTCCCCTACAATTGATCCAATCAAAGGCTGCCACCTCACCATCACGCTCAATAACCAGTCCTCATTTCTCATATTCTACTCAACTTCTCCGTCGTCCTCCGCTCTTCAATGGCTAACGCCTCCGCAAACTTTCGGGAAGACTCAGCCGTTTGTTTATACGCAATGCCAGTCGATTCATGCCCGGTCGGTCTTTCCTTGTCAGGATACGCCGGCTGCGAGAATTTGTTACTCGGCCCGGTTGAATATCCCAAACCAGCTGTCCGGCGTTATGTCGGCAAGACATTGCGATCGTCGGGCGCCGGTTGTGAGTGACGTTGTTTTGAACCATGTGGGTGATGTGGGGTTTGATTTTAAGTCGTTGTGGTTTGCTGAAGGAAGGGTTGTTGAGGAATTTGTGATGGAACAGGCGATTCCGCCGTATTTGTTTGCGTTTGCTGTTGGGGAATTGGGGTTTCGGGATGTCGGACCGAGGACTAGGGTTTATTCAGAGAATGTAAGTGATGTGTTGAATGCTGCTGCTAGGGAGTTTGCGGGGACTGAGGAGATGATTCAGCAAGGGGAGAAGTTGTTTGGAGATTATGAATGGGAGAGGTTTGATTTGTTGGTCTTGCCGCCGAGTTTTCCTTATGGTGGAATGGAGAATCCGAGGATGGTTTTCTTGACCCCGACTGTAATTAAAGGGGACTCGAGTGGGGCACAGGTTGTGGCTCATGAGTTGGCTCATAGTTGGACTGGGAATTTGATTACTAACTCCAACAATAACCATTTTTGGTTGAATGAGGTATAAGCGGGTTTTCTATATAATAACATTTTTATGGTTTCTTTTAGCTTTGATTTATCCGTAATTTGATAGTGTCTGCCATATTCGTAGTGAATTGTTTGATTACACTGATGATACTAATTAGGCCTCAACTCATTAGATTATATGGTATATCTCATAGATTTAGTAAACTTGCCTTCGAAAATCTGGCATCTCTGTTTTTTATGTAGATGAATTGCTTGACATGATGAAGATGTCGAGTTTCTCTAGGAAAGCCTATATTTGGTGTGATTAAGGTGGTTGTGTTTAAGGAaataatatatctttttttatgtttgtttatgTTTTGGTTTCTCTAGTAGATCTTGGGAAAATACCTATTGAAGCTTGAAAAGCTGTAGGCTTTGCTTAGTTAAAGCATTTTCTTGCTATGAGTTGTTAATAGCCTCATGTTTGTGATTATAGGGTTTTACGACTTATGCAGAAAGGAGAATTGTTGAGGTCGTACAAGGGGAAGACAAAGCTGTACTTAATATTGGAATTGGCTGGAGGGGTTTGCATGATGACATAGAGCGATTTAAGGACAACATGGAATTTACCAAGCTCAAAACTAATCAAGAGAATGCAGACCCGGATGATATGTATTCACAAGTTCCATATGAGAAGGGTTTTCAGTTTCTATGGCGCATAGAACGTCAGGTCTGTTAAATTCCTTGCTGAactcaaattatataaattacggcatgtgttttaactttttaatgcCCAGATTGGAAGACCTGCGTTTGACGAGTTCATCAAGAAATATATCGCCACCTTCAAGTTCAAATCAATTGATACAGATACATTTCTTGATTTCTTGAAAGCAAATGTCCCTGGAATAGAGAAAGACGTTGACTTAAAATTGTGGACCGAGGGTACCGGCATCCCTTCAGATGCATACGAACCAGTTTCTGACATATACACAAAGATTGTATCACTCGCACACGAGTTCAAACTCGGAAGGATGCCTAGAGAGGACGAAGTTGCTGACTGGCAAGGGCAGGAATGGGAGCTGTATTTAGAAAACCTCCCCAAATCAGTTGAAGCTTCTCAGGTATGAATATTATTGATTTCATCCCTTACTCTCTGGATAAAAGATGACAATAATGCATCGGAACTGTAATAGTTTAATTGCTCGATCTTCCTTAATTTGTTTGTTTACTGCCTGTCCCATCTGCTTATCTTAACACTCTAGGATGTCAAATCATAAAGCTGTGAACTATGAACAAACGCTTTCTAGTAATTGAACTTATGAAGGATCAATAGCTTTGGTTTGAAGAAATTGAACTTTTGATGGATACTTATGGTTAGGGATGTGCATTCAGTTTGAATCTAActgaataaaaaatttgaatttccaAAATCAAACAGGATTTAAAGTATTTCAAACCAATCTGACCAAATCAGTCTGGTTGCTTGTTGtggttgatttttttatttggtttagtttttgaACTGAACTTTTTTACCTCCCAAACCGAACCAATTcaaaaacctttttttttatatgtcaAACCGAATTTGtctgtttggtttggtttttgcacacccctacttaAGGTATGCAGTTGGATGGAATCTGTTCCACAGTTGCGGATCAATTGCCGTGTAttatagttatttatttttaaaatctggTTGTTTATGCAGATCTTAGCGTTGGATGCACGCTACAGGCTGTCAGAATCAAAGGATTATGAAATGAAAGTAGCATTTCTCCAACTGGCGATTTCATCTGGCTGCAGAGATTACTTCAGCGAAGTGGAGAAGACTTTAAAGGAAGTTGGGAGGATGAAATACCTACGTCCGCTCTACGCTGCTCTGGTTCAAGGTACCGAAAAGGAAGAAGAGAAGATTTTCGCTAAGAGGGTTTTCGCTGAGGCTCGGGAATGTTATCACCCTATAGCTCAAGGCGTTGTGGAAGCCATCTTCGCCAAGCACATGTAGCTCAAGGAGTTTGATCAAGCAGGTGTAGTGTAGGATTTTGtatagtaaaataatatatgCTCTGATGTTTTGGTCTGCAGAGCTCGTTTCTTGTTAATGTTTGCAGCTGCTTAGGCTAACAATCCGGCATTAACAACATATTATGAGATGGTATGCTAGTTGATTGTGCTGATTGCTAAACTATGGTGCTTCTTTTTTTTAACTGATTCTACGTGCTATATTGAAGCTAGTGTATTGTTCGGTTCGATGgtataaaatattgaaatttatcgatttttaaagaaaataacaaTCAAATCAGATTAAACGGTAATTTTGGATTTGGTTATATTTGGtttttgatttaatcaaaatacaggaataattttttacaaaatattaaagataaaatacgaaataaaaaaCCAAATCCATTCAAAGAAGACAGTCATGTTTTAGAGGCACTCATATATGATGAGCAGGTGAAAGACATTCAGTCCTTGAGTGCGATCGGCAAATAGCAGAGACCTTTGGGGGTAAGGTCTGATCAACATCTACAAACTCTTTTGATGTTTGATCGGCATCAGGACTTGATAAACAAGGTCTGCAACCTTATTAAATAGCATGAAGTCTTCTCGGTAGAATGAATATACAGAGATCAGGACCCAACGGGTGCACTCAAGATCGCCACAGGAAAGTTAGAGGACGATCCAACACAAGTTCAAGACGAGTTGAAAGAAATCAACTTTGGAACAGAAGCTCATTCAAAATCGATCTTCATCAGAACAAACTTGGAAGAATTTTTGCAAGCACAACCCATTGGATTGCTGCAGAAATACAAGACTGTTTTGCATGGTTGTACGAAGAAATGCTTGGGCTAGATTGGTCAATCGCAAAGCATAAATTACCTTTAAGCCTAATCAAGATTGAAAAACACTGATTGGATTTAATGACGTAAATCTTTTAAGCTCCGAAAACTACTTTAAACGTTGAATTTTGGAATCGAAAATTCAACAGCTCTTGGAAGATTACTGAATATCGAAAAATTGTACTAGCCTAATACCGTAAGTTGCTAGAATATCAATGTCTTTATGGATAATTTACATAAACTGTTTCATGATTATCGTCTTTCTTTCTGAATTGTTTCTAAAGTTTAATATACTCATtgtccttaaatttttaataacttaattGTATATGCCGTTACTCGTCTTGCTTATGTCAATTTTAATAGCGTGCATGCCAACTGAAATCCTATTTGGACATCTAAATTTGTCATATGGTATCACGTggtaaaaagtaaaattttacatgTCCATGTAAAATCAGGTTGGCACACCACGTCATTAAAATTGACCAAAACGGTATAGAAGTAACATTAGGAACAACAagttatcaaataaaattttaaagataatttagaaacaaatcaaagtttaGGGGTAGTTTAAGAGGAGAAACGATAGTTCAGgaacaatcaaaataaattaaatttcaatcacTATCCGTCCATTTTCCATTATTTTGCAGGGTCCATAAAGAGACAGAATTCATTTTCCATAATAAATAGCCGGCCAGTCAACCATTGAATAATTATTACATTTTGTTGAAATTTTATCAATCGTGACAAGCATACAAGATTGAGTCAAAGAGGTTAATATTAATAAAGCAGAAAGTATAAAAAAAGACCTTTCAAACTATTCAAAAGAACATATAAAttctttttgtttctgtttTGCTATTTAGGCTCTCGATATTTTAAAATGGTACAGATTAGCCTCCacactcgaaaaaaaaaaatcaaacaaataactAAAAACATGAGAGGTTAAGTGcccaaaaaataaactaaaacgaGTTAATTGTTCCTTCCgagaaaaatataaagtattctTTTGCAATGTTTAAAAACGCTGAATGCCCGAGTGGCcaagaaaaaaactaaaaggACCTATATGCTCTTCTGAATAACTTGAAGGGTTTTCTTACCTTTAGcctataaataaattgaaaaacattGATCCGAAAAACCAATTTAGAAATGTCCAAATTTTGTAGCATATTTCTGTGCATCTATGCCACTATTTTTCTGCTCTCATTCTTTTGTTCAGATGCTATGATAACTAGAGGAAATGAAACGGATGAACAAGCCCTGCTCCATTTCAAGGCCAAAATAACTGATGATCCTGCtgagatttttaatttctggaattCTAGTACTCACTTCTGTCAATGGTATGGTGTCACCTGTGGCCGACGACACCGGCGCGTCGTTAGCTTGAACTTAAGTTCCTTGCAACTCGGAGGTTTGATTTCGCCCCATGTCGGAAACTTGAGCTTTCTAAGAGTTCTACATGTTCAACAGAATAGCTTTGGTCAAGAAATTCCGTCGGAAATCCGCCGTTTGAGAAGACTAGAAGATTTAAGACTCAACAATAATAATCTTTCAGGAATAATACCTTCCAATTTGTCTGCTTTGTCTAATCTGAAGTACCTTGTAATGGGCCATAATCAACTTGTTGGAGAAATTCCTGAAACGCTCGGTTTCTTGTCGAAGCTCGAATTTCTCGctattaatcataatatattGACAGGAACTAtaccttcatctatagggaACTTGTCATCTCTGCAGACACTTTATTTAGGTGATAACTTGTTGAGCGGAAGCATCCCGGATTCTCTCGGAAGGTTAACGAATCTTACGGATTTTCTGATGAGTACTAATAAGCTGTCAGGATCCATCCCTCTTTCGCTTCTTAATGTTTCTTCGATGGGAAGATTTGATGTAGCAGACAATAGAATACAGGGGAGTCTTCCATCTAACTTGGGATTCACTCTTCCCAATATTCGAGCTTTTTCGATTGCGTTAAACGACGGAATCAGTGGATCACTTCCGATATCAATATCCAATGCTTCCAAGCTCGAGTTGCTTCAAGTGGCGGCAAATAATCTTACTGGTGAAGTCCCATCTTTGGAAAACCTGCATAGAATTCAGGTATTcagaattggcttaaattttc includes:
- the LOC126660239 gene encoding leucine aminopeptidase, whose amino-acid sequence is MAPIDPHSYTDSTHPLTTHISLSLYFDFPSSTIHATALFTLSAPHSGPISFDTRSLTIHKILDPQTLTLIPFTLSPTIDPIKGCHLTITLNNQSSFLIFYSTSPSSSALQWLTPPQTFGKTQPFVYTQCQSIHARSVFPCQDTPAARICYSARLNIPNQLSGVMSARHCDRRAPVVSDVVLNHVGDVGFDFKSLWFAEGRVVEEFVMEQAIPPYLFAFAVGELGFRDVGPRTRVYSENVSDVLNAAAREFAGTEEMIQQGEKLFGDYEWERFDLLVLPPSFPYGGMENPRMVFLTPTVIKGDSSGAQVVAHELAHSWTGNLITNSNNNHFWLNEGFTTYAERRIVEVVQGEDKAVLNIGIGWRGLHDDIERFKDNMEFTKLKTNQENADPDDMYSQVPYEKGFQFLWRIERQIGRPAFDEFIKKYIATFKFKSIDTDTFLDFLKANVPGIEKDVDLKLWTEGTGIPSDAYEPVSDIYTKIVSLAHEFKLGRMPREDEVADWQGQEWELYLENLPKSVEASQILALDARYRLSESKDYEMKVAFLQLAISSGCRDYFSEVEKTLKEVGRMKYLRPLYAALVQGTEKEEEKIFAKRVFAEARECYHPIAQGVVEAIFAKHM